In one window of Mesorhizobium sp. B2-1-1 DNA:
- a CDS encoding SIMPL domain-containing protein, with protein MTRPLLPLALAAAIAFPALAAAAESPTPPRIVVSGEGAATVAPDLAVLTLSVMREAKTARAALDANNDAMAAVIAAMKSAGIKDRDLQTAGIQINPRYNYTNKPDGGQEAELIAYQVTNTLSVRVRDVDKTGEILDKAVSLGVNQGGGIVFTNDNPAATVTEARKKAVADAMAKAKTLAEAAGVSIGRVIEITDQNIAPPPMPINAKAFDAAVGAAPVQAGENAYNVQVTVTFELK; from the coding sequence ATGACCAGACCTCTTTTGCCCCTCGCACTCGCCGCCGCCATCGCCTTTCCGGCGCTGGCCGCGGCCGCTGAGTCGCCGACACCGCCCCGTATCGTGGTTTCGGGCGAAGGGGCGGCGACTGTAGCGCCCGACCTGGCGGTCCTGACGCTCAGCGTCATGCGCGAAGCCAAGACGGCGCGCGCCGCACTGGATGCCAACAACGACGCCATGGCGGCCGTGATCGCCGCGATGAAGTCGGCCGGCATCAAGGACCGCGACCTCCAGACCGCGGGCATCCAGATCAATCCGCGCTATAACTACACAAACAAGCCCGACGGCGGCCAGGAGGCCGAATTGATTGCTTACCAGGTAACCAACACACTGTCGGTGCGCGTGCGCGACGTCGACAAGACCGGTGAGATCCTCGACAAGGCGGTGTCGCTGGGCGTCAACCAGGGCGGCGGCATCGTCTTCACCAACGACAATCCGGCTGCCACCGTCACCGAAGCGCGCAAAAAGGCGGTGGCCGATGCCATGGCCAAGGCCAAGACGCTGGCGGAAGCAGCCGGCGTCAGTATAGGCCGGGTGATCGAAATCACTGACCAGAACATCGCGCCGCCACCGATGCCGATCAACGCCAAGGCCTTCGACGCGGCCGTCGGTGCTGCTCCGGTGCAGGCCGGCGAGAACGCCTACAATGTCCAGGTCACCGTTACCTTCGAACTGAAATAA
- a CDS encoding multiubiquitin domain-containing protein produces MTYSVTYTRGDGHKPEGILAPGGSVKVKEGMVFSVNRTGQS; encoded by the coding sequence ATCACCTACTCGGTAACTTACACCCGCGGCGACGGTCACAAGCCGGAAGGCATCCTGGCTCCGGGTGGCAGCGTGAAGGTCAAGGAAGGAATGGTCTTCAGTGTTAATCGAACTGGCCAGTCATAA
- a CDS encoding multiubiquitin domain-containing protein yields the protein MQTQENEKGKDKTVTIIVDGSPYEVPKKDTITYAEVVTLAYPDYPQHPRSPTR from the coding sequence ATGCAGACCCAGGAGAACGAAAAGGGCAAGGACAAGACCGTCACCATCATTGTTGACGGCAGCCCCTACGAGGTCCCGAAGAAGGACACCATCACCTACGCCGAGGTGGTGACACTAGCTTATCCCGATTATCCGCAGCACCCGAGATCACCTACTCGGTAA
- a CDS encoding DUF2188 domain-containing protein, which translates to MGKNQHVVPRDGQWAVLGAGNNRATSLHPTQAGAVASARDIAINQHSEVVIHRPNGQIRDSNSYGNDPFPPRG; encoded by the coding sequence ATGGGCAAAAATCAGCATGTCGTACCTCGCGACGGTCAGTGGGCGGTGCTCGGCGCCGGCAATAACCGCGCCACTTCGCTTCATCCGACCCAAGCCGGTGCGGTCGCCTCGGCAAGAGACATCGCCATCAACCAGCACAGCGAGGTGGTGATCCATCGCCCCAACGGGCAGATCCGCGACTCGAACTCTTACGGCAACGATCCCTTCCCGCCGCGCGGTTAG
- a CDS encoding EF-hand domain-containing protein, giving the protein MKVQCGTTAAAAALVMLSLPALAQTSGTPELKPPPQQSGSTPLPGPNKQTEDQTREMMRQMMDEMLQDKLQGDRGPEERLPHRQDWHRDIGQGPHDGDRIARKPDRMGPRMMHAARMKIMFAIMDADGDGALSQSEIQDVIGRIFDVVDENGDGRIDLEEIESFSHSRGSGEMQ; this is encoded by the coding sequence ATGAAAGTACAATGTGGGACGACGGCGGCTGCCGCTGCTTTGGTCATGTTAAGCTTGCCGGCGCTGGCCCAGACGAGTGGGACACCGGAGCTTAAGCCGCCGCCGCAGCAGTCTGGATCCACACCACTGCCAGGCCCTAACAAACAGACAGAAGACCAGACGCGTGAGATGATGCGGCAGATGATGGACGAGATGTTACAGGACAAGCTGCAGGGAGATCGCGGCCCCGAAGAAAGGCTTCCGCATCGGCAAGATTGGCACCGGGACATAGGGCAAGGGCCGCACGATGGGGACAGGATAGCTCGAAAGCCTGATCGCATGGGGCCTCGCATGATGCACGCGGCCAGGATGAAAATAATGTTTGCGATAATGGACGCCGACGGCGATGGAGCACTTTCGCAGAGCGAGATCCAGGATGTGATCGGGAGGATATTTGACGTCGTCGACGAGAACGGCGATGGCAGGATTGACTTGGAGGAGATTGAATCCTTCTCACATAGTCGCGGAAGTGGAGAGATGCAGTAG
- a CDS encoding low affinity iron permease family protein, protein MATRPITSVLTSIGTLTSRPAAFLVLLAYAALWLFLDRASLNWHGAATLFTWAMTLFIQRAEHRDTQAIHAKLDEMLRTNSSASNITRIDDEEPEEIEKHRTRKQQGD, encoded by the coding sequence ATGGCAACTCGCCCGATCACGAGCGTGCTCACCTCAATTGGCACGTTGACCTCTCGGCCGGCAGCATTCCTGGTGCTGCTGGCTTACGCGGCCCTTTGGCTATTTCTCGACAGGGCGAGTTTGAACTGGCACGGCGCGGCGACCCTGTTCACCTGGGCCATGACACTGTTCATTCAACGCGCAGAACATCGCGACACGCAGGCGATCCATGCCAAGCTGGATGAGATGTTGCGAACGAATAGCTCGGCATCGAACATCACCAGAATCGATGATGAGGAACCAGAGGAAATCGAAAAGCATCGCACTCGTAAACAGCAGGGCGATTGA
- a CDS encoding phospholipase D-like domain-containing protein: protein MSSYSQGQLFDSNAVQTLVNGDEIFPSMLQAIHAARSTIDFETYIYWSGVVGYEFATALAAKAREGVEVRVLVDWVGSLPFDEDLIEIMTSAGVRFQRYRPIHWYTLDRVNNRTHRKLLIVDGLVAFTGGVGIADNWLGNARNPDEWRDTHYQVKGPAVSAFQAAFAENWLETAGETLQGEKFYPPSEPAGSLSAQLILSSQPNGSENMELMMLAAIAAARDHLRIGMAYFVPDDIALQQILDARKRGVAVDVIVPNWLTDVPLVRKGSRYFWGDLLKAGVRIFEFQPTMYHPKLLIVDDVWTSFGSANLDERSLRLNDEATLNVYGRDFAKTQIDLFSQDLARSRQISLGEWEARPLTEKVSDWLASRLHSQL, encoded by the coding sequence ATGAGCAGTTATTCACAAGGACAGCTGTTCGATTCAAACGCGGTACAAACCCTTGTCAACGGAGATGAGATCTTTCCTTCAATGCTGCAGGCAATCCATGCGGCTCGGTCTACAATTGATTTCGAGACCTATATCTATTGGTCGGGCGTCGTCGGTTATGAGTTCGCGACCGCCTTGGCAGCCAAAGCCCGGGAGGGTGTCGAGGTCCGTGTGCTCGTTGACTGGGTCGGCAGCCTGCCGTTCGATGAAGACCTGATCGAGATCATGACAAGCGCCGGCGTGCGGTTCCAGCGCTATAGACCTATTCATTGGTATACGTTGGATCGTGTAAACAACCGGACCCATCGCAAGCTGCTCATCGTCGACGGGCTGGTCGCGTTCACCGGCGGCGTCGGTATTGCCGACAACTGGCTCGGAAACGCCCGCAACCCAGATGAGTGGCGCGACACGCACTATCAAGTCAAAGGACCCGCAGTGTCTGCCTTCCAGGCGGCATTCGCGGAAAACTGGTTGGAGACGGCCGGCGAGACATTGCAAGGTGAGAAGTTCTACCCACCCTCCGAACCTGCGGGGTCGCTTAGCGCTCAGCTGATCCTGTCATCGCAGCCAAATGGCTCGGAGAACATGGAACTGATGATGCTGGCGGCGATCGCTGCCGCCAGGGATCATCTTCGCATCGGAATGGCCTATTTCGTGCCTGACGATATTGCCCTGCAGCAGATCTTGGACGCCAGGAAACGAGGGGTAGCAGTCGACGTGATCGTGCCCAACTGGCTCACAGACGTGCCCCTGGTCCGAAAGGGCTCGCGGTACTTCTGGGGCGACTTGCTCAAAGCTGGGGTCCGGATCTTCGAGTTCCAGCCAACGATGTATCATCCCAAACTCCTGATCGTCGACGACGTCTGGACGAGCTTTGGCTCTGCCAACCTGGACGAGCGCTCTTTGCGGCTGAACGACGAAGCCACGCTGAATGTCTACGGCCGGGATTTTGCCAAAACGCAGATCGACCTGTTCAGCCAGGATCTTGCGCGATCAAGGCAGATCAGTTTGGGCGAATGGGAAGCGCGCCCCCTGACCGAAAAAGTATCGGACTGGCTGGCCAGCAGACTACACTCGCAACTCTAG
- a CDS encoding ATP-binding protein, whose translation MTEFWQSLLANLALVSILVVAWDLVADFTGRLSTRMQSLVLGVVMCMGAIISMATGLSVSGFVVDLRAAFIAAAAFFGGWPAMFIATAGSIAYRIYLGGQGASVGVVGILITAIVGIAWHHIVTARSRTMFDIFGLGVSVAFAGLITLLIIPSQVVADLVQQSTLPSLVFRFLSTVLISVLLDRQQRRRDLAMSNMIYRAMVRELPDCLNIKDVDGRFIAANPATAEMMRAASVEQLIGKTDFDFYSKDVAERFRQDEMGALEAGQTLRIDQPAVFPDGRQGWLYTLKAPFRDETGKISGVITYNRDITEQKRNAQLKNDFISTVSHELRTPLTSIRGSLGLIAAGVAGELPPKAANLVNIAHTNSERLVLLINDILDMEKIESGVITFKIRQMAVRPVLEQAIAASTNYMADSRIRIVLVDDAPRAEANIDPDRLHQVMANLLSNAIKFSHTDGIVTVKLHRRAPDMLRISVVDQGAGIPEAFRSRIFGKFEQADASSTRKIGGTGLGLSIVKAITEKLGGGISFETEEGKGTSFHIDLPEAHRQTEKPVSVERRARKRDGRLRVLICEDEPDIAVVIAALLDAEGFASDVAPDIDTAKALLSSRDYVALTLDIKLAGESGIKLFHDIRASPVNSDIAVIVISAVADEARRSLNGSAVGIVDWLEKPVDSKRLHAALAKIVGRRVEPKPQILHVEDDEGVLAVMSEGLGSGVSITSAKTLKQAQEAIARYRFDLVILDIALPDGSGLDLLTDLPLETAVIVFSAAELDQKLGDRVQAIMTKTRASEIDVAKLVRNMLVSSRNGTRPAAHAKE comes from the coding sequence ATGACCGAGTTCTGGCAGTCACTCCTCGCCAATCTTGCCCTGGTCTCCATCCTCGTGGTCGCCTGGGATCTTGTGGCGGACTTCACCGGGCGCCTGTCGACGCGGATGCAGTCGCTGGTTCTTGGTGTGGTCATGTGCATGGGCGCGATCATTTCCATGGCGACGGGCTTGTCCGTCTCCGGCTTCGTCGTCGATCTCCGCGCCGCCTTCATTGCGGCTGCCGCGTTCTTCGGTGGATGGCCGGCGATGTTCATCGCTACTGCCGGCTCCATTGCCTATCGCATCTATCTCGGTGGACAGGGCGCGAGCGTCGGTGTCGTGGGGATCCTCATCACCGCTATAGTCGGTATTGCGTGGCACCACATCGTTACTGCCCGGTCTCGCACCATGTTCGACATATTCGGACTCGGCGTGTCGGTAGCTTTCGCCGGGCTGATCACGCTCCTGATCATCCCCTCGCAAGTCGTTGCCGACCTGGTGCAGCAGAGCACACTCCCATCACTCGTGTTCCGCTTCCTCAGCACCGTCCTCATAAGCGTTCTGCTGGACCGGCAGCAGCGGCGGCGCGATCTTGCGATGTCCAACATGATCTACCGGGCCATGGTCCGCGAACTCCCGGATTGCCTGAACATTAAGGATGTCGACGGCCGGTTCATCGCCGCCAATCCCGCCACTGCCGAAATGATGCGCGCCGCTTCGGTCGAACAGCTTATCGGCAAGACGGATTTCGATTTCTACTCTAAGGACGTGGCCGAGCGCTTCCGGCAGGATGAGATGGGCGCTCTGGAAGCCGGGCAGACGCTGCGCATCGACCAGCCGGCGGTTTTCCCGGACGGCAGACAAGGCTGGCTCTACACGCTGAAGGCACCGTTCCGCGACGAGACCGGCAAGATCAGCGGCGTCATCACCTACAATCGCGACATCACCGAGCAAAAGCGAAATGCCCAGCTGAAGAACGATTTCATCTCGACGGTCAGCCACGAATTGCGCACCCCACTGACCTCCATCCGCGGCTCACTTGGTTTGATCGCGGCCGGCGTCGCCGGCGAACTGCCGCCCAAGGCCGCCAATCTCGTCAACATCGCCCACACCAACAGTGAAAGGCTGGTTCTTCTCATCAACGACATCCTTGATATGGAGAAGATCGAATCTGGCGTGATCACCTTCAAGATCAGGCAGATGGCTGTCCGCCCGGTCCTGGAACAGGCGATTGCCGCCAGCACCAACTACATGGCCGACAGCCGAATCAGGATCGTCTTGGTCGACGATGCCCCGCGCGCCGAAGCCAACATAGATCCGGATCGCCTGCATCAGGTGATGGCCAACCTGCTGTCGAATGCGATCAAGTTCTCGCACACTGATGGCATCGTCACGGTGAAACTCCATCGTCGTGCCCCCGATATGCTGCGCATCTCGGTCGTGGACCAGGGCGCTGGCATCCCCGAGGCGTTCCGCAGTCGCATATTCGGGAAGTTCGAGCAGGCGGACGCCTCCAGCACTCGCAAGATAGGCGGTACTGGCCTGGGCTTGAGCATCGTCAAGGCCATCACTGAAAAGTTGGGCGGCGGCATCTCCTTCGAAACCGAGGAAGGCAAGGGAACCTCGTTTCACATTGACCTCCCCGAAGCGCACAGGCAGACCGAGAAGCCGGTTTCGGTCGAGCGCCGGGCGCGCAAGCGCGATGGCCGCCTGCGTGTCCTCATCTGCGAGGACGAGCCTGACATTGCTGTGGTGATCGCAGCACTTCTCGATGCAGAAGGCTTTGCCAGCGACGTCGCGCCCGATATCGACACCGCCAAAGCGCTGCTGAGCTCGCGCGACTACGTGGCGCTGACGCTCGACATCAAGCTGGCGGGGGAATCCGGAATCAAGCTCTTCCACGACATACGGGCATCACCGGTGAATTCCGACATTGCGGTCATCGTCATCTCCGCCGTCGCCGACGAGGCCAGGCGCTCGCTGAACGGCAGCGCCGTCGGCATCGTCGACTGGCTGGAGAAGCCGGTGGATTCGAAACGGCTTCACGCCGCTCTTGCCAAGATCGTCGGCCGTAGGGTCGAGCCGAAGCCACAAATCCTGCATGTCGAAGACGATGAGGGCGTGCTTGCGGTGATGTCAGAAGGGCTGGGTTCGGGCGTCTCGATCACCTCGGCGAAGACACTAAAGCAGGCCCAGGAGGCGATCGCCCGCTATCGCTTCGACCTAGTCATCCTGGATATCGCGCTTCCCGACGGATCGGGCCTCGACCTCCTGACCGATCTGCCGCTCGAGACTGCGGTCATCGTGTTCTCGGCGGCGGAACTCGACCAGAAGCTCGGCGATCGGGTGCAGGCGATCATGACCAAGACCAGAGCGTCGGAAATCGATGTGGCAAAGTTGGTACGGAACATGTTGGTTTCGTCCCGCAATGGCACTCGGCCTGCCGCGCACGCCAAGGAGTGA
- a CDS encoding response regulator, whose amino-acid sequence MPARILYVDDEDDIREIAQMSLELEPEFEVRSCSSGMQALADAAEWRPDLILLDVMMPDLDGPETLRRLAESRPTASIPVVFITARTQTHEVERYLAMGAVGVIAKPFDPLALAGEVKRLLLSRT is encoded by the coding sequence ATGCCCGCAAGGATCCTCTATGTAGACGACGAGGACGATATCCGCGAAATCGCCCAGATGTCGCTGGAGCTCGAGCCGGAATTCGAGGTGCGATCCTGTTCTTCGGGCATGCAGGCGCTGGCCGATGCCGCCGAATGGCGGCCCGACCTCATCCTGCTCGATGTGATGATGCCGGACTTGGACGGACCGGAGACGCTGAGGCGCCTGGCCGAGTCCCGGCCGACGGCGTCGATACCCGTGGTGTTCATCACCGCGCGCACCCAGACGCATGAGGTCGAACGCTATCTGGCTATGGGGGCGGTGGGGGTGATCGCCAAACCTTTCGACCCGCTTGCGCTTGCCGGTGAAGTCAAAAGATTGCTTCTATCGCGCACCTGA
- a CDS encoding response regulator transcription factor, which yields MNGAKARVLICDDDPLLIELMEFRLRAKGYEVIKAVDGAEALSKAEHEAPDIIVLDAMMPKADGLEVLARIKGDPALSETPVVMLTARKGERDIVSALEKGADDYLVKPFIPEELLARLARLLARKSGKR from the coding sequence GTGAACGGAGCGAAGGCAAGAGTTCTGATTTGCGATGACGATCCCTTGTTGATCGAGCTGATGGAATTCAGGCTCAGGGCAAAGGGATATGAGGTCATCAAAGCAGTAGACGGGGCGGAAGCGCTCTCGAAGGCAGAGCATGAGGCGCCGGACATCATCGTGCTCGACGCGATGATGCCCAAGGCCGACGGCCTGGAGGTCCTTGCCCGCATCAAGGGCGATCCGGCTTTGTCCGAAACCCCGGTCGTCATGCTGACCGCCCGCAAGGGCGAAAGGGACATCGTCTCGGCCCTCGAAAAAGGAGCCGACGACTACCTTGTGAAGCCATTCATCCCCGAGGAGCTTCTGGCGCGGTTGGCGCGTCTGCTCGCGCGAAAGAGCGGGAAACGCTGA
- a CDS encoding YaiO family outer membrane beta-barrel protein: protein MRRCRCAALGACLILAIAAPQGAVLAQTVDELYEFGVKARQAQHFDEAVEFLRRALALKPDNADALVQLGFAELGRDNLSAARDAFSNALSLAPTYRDASFGMAEVEFRSGNLDAALPLAETALRAEPGNADAATLIANIQKAKQAAGSEVRRSPAVPAPTKKPTSRRPDPVAGLMEQGRRLRAAGKLPEAEKVYRRALGLAPKNTDILVALGLVVGSSQSFDEAGLFFDRALAIKPGLLDARLGKVRLAIWRGDAPSARRLVDGVLASVPGNVEALELDARVALLEADYTRAGQSFQRVLAADPRNAEALVGLGDVRRAEGKEEDARDAYSQALAVEPGSFDIEQRLAVPPPRKWRLDLGSEVSDLTSELGDWTDSSAGLAYRLSPRTTISGRTRLATRFGRTDVQIEGRIDQAFSPAFSAYALAAATPDADFLARYSIGAGASWQVMASAKAFGPLSLNIDARYDNFADTNVTSISPWVQTSILDGRLGLSARWVHAQDDIGTGADGYVLRVDLAATPHFNVFGGYADAPEISDGTLVPTRAVFGGVSWDISDPLTLRASIAHEERPRFDRNTFGLGLTARF, encoded by the coding sequence ATGCGGCGCTGCCGGTGCGCAGCCCTTGGCGCATGTCTGATCCTGGCGATCGCTGCGCCCCAGGGCGCGGTGCTGGCGCAGACGGTGGATGAACTTTACGAGTTCGGCGTCAAGGCCAGGCAAGCGCAGCATTTTGACGAGGCGGTGGAGTTTTTACGGCGCGCCCTTGCGCTTAAACCCGATAACGCCGACGCCTTGGTGCAACTCGGTTTTGCCGAACTCGGCCGCGACAATCTGTCGGCAGCGCGCGACGCTTTTTCCAACGCCCTGTCCTTGGCCCCAACCTATCGGGACGCCAGCTTTGGCATGGCTGAGGTCGAGTTCCGCTCGGGCAATCTGGATGCCGCGCTTCCGCTAGCCGAAACGGCCCTGCGGGCCGAGCCCGGCAACGCTGACGCCGCCACGCTTATCGCGAATATCCAGAAGGCGAAGCAAGCCGCCGGCAGTGAGGTGAGACGATCTCCCGCGGTTCCGGCGCCGACAAAGAAACCGACTAGCCGGCGGCCCGATCCCGTCGCCGGTCTGATGGAGCAGGGCAGACGCCTGCGAGCGGCGGGAAAGCTGCCCGAGGCGGAGAAAGTCTATCGCCGGGCACTGGGACTGGCGCCGAAGAACACCGACATCCTCGTCGCCCTTGGCCTGGTCGTCGGCTCCAGCCAAAGCTTCGACGAGGCGGGGCTTTTCTTCGACCGCGCGCTTGCGATCAAGCCGGGCCTTCTCGACGCGCGGCTCGGCAAGGTGCGCCTGGCGATCTGGCGGGGCGACGCGCCGAGCGCCCGCCGCTTGGTCGATGGCGTGCTGGCCTCAGTGCCAGGCAATGTCGAGGCGCTCGAGCTGGATGCGAGAGTGGCTTTGCTCGAGGCCGATTACACGCGGGCCGGGCAGTCGTTCCAGCGCGTGCTTGCGGCCGATCCGCGCAATGCCGAGGCGCTGGTCGGGCTCGGCGATGTGCGCCGCGCCGAGGGTAAAGAGGAGGACGCGCGGGATGCCTACAGCCAAGCGCTCGCCGTCGAGCCTGGCTCTTTCGATATCGAGCAAAGGCTGGCCGTGCCGCCGCCGCGCAAATGGCGGCTCGACCTCGGCAGCGAGGTGAGCGATCTCACCAGCGAGCTCGGCGACTGGACCGACAGTTCGGCAGGCCTTGCCTATCGGCTGTCGCCGCGCACCACGATTTCCGGTCGCACCCGGCTGGCCACACGCTTCGGCCGCACCGACGTCCAGATCGAAGGCCGTATCGACCAGGCCTTCTCGCCGGCGTTCTCTGCCTATGCTCTGGCGGCGGCGACGCCGGACGCTGATTTCCTCGCGCGCTATTCGATCGGCGCCGGGGCTTCGTGGCAGGTCATGGCGTCGGCAAAGGCGTTCGGCCCGCTTTCGCTCAACATCGACGCCCGGTACGACAATTTCGCCGACACAAATGTCACCAGCATCTCGCCATGGGTGCAGACCTCTATCCTAGACGGCCGCCTGGGGCTTTCCGCCCGCTGGGTTCATGCGCAGGATGATATCGGCACGGGCGCAGACGGTTATGTGCTTCGCGTCGACCTTGCTGCGACACCGCACTTCAACGTGTTCGGCGGTTATGCCGACGCTCCCGAAATCTCCGACGGCACGCTGGTGCCGACGCGCGCGGTCTTTGGTGGTGTTTCCTGGGACATCAGCGATCCGCTGACGTTGCGCGCCAGCATCGCGCATGAAGAACGACCGAGATTCGACCGGAATACATTCGGTCTCGGCCTGACCGCGCGGTTCTAA
- a CDS encoding HEAT repeat domain-containing protein, with protein MWYIWDLSILLSALSLVIMLFLIARRVLQERRSKAAADQRRQLLTALIAFTESRDREVLKTAILSVPAGVAINTGFEFISLLRGEEHDDVLAAFKECGLPALVGRQLEKGNGAERIHAAEMLAALRSEGAVASLLSALDHDRSREVRIAVAIALCDLNSLPPLGIALRKIGVAGQRSRRLIELFRGFPHARLEELADHAARADAVPFIRAAAIDALARAGGFRFADLFARLADDASPEVAAAALRALGLTGNADAPAILSTAMTKGDWEVRSAAADAAGRLGLAELGRPLSKLMGDEVWNVRYAAANALRSFGQPGERLLRQIADSEVSRSQRTASLILAEGPAV; from the coding sequence ATGTGGTACATCTGGGATCTCTCCATACTGCTCAGCGCTCTTTCGCTGGTGATCATGCTGTTCCTGATCGCGAGACGCGTCCTGCAGGAGCGCCGGAGCAAGGCTGCGGCCGACCAGCGGCGTCAGCTTCTGACTGCGCTGATCGCCTTCACCGAGAGCCGCGACCGCGAGGTGTTGAAAACGGCCATTCTTTCGGTGCCGGCTGGCGTGGCGATCAATACCGGCTTCGAGTTCATTTCGCTTTTGCGCGGCGAGGAGCACGACGATGTCCTTGCTGCTTTCAAGGAATGTGGCCTGCCGGCCCTTGTCGGCAGGCAACTGGAAAAGGGCAACGGCGCCGAACGCATCCATGCGGCCGAGATGCTGGCGGCGCTGCGCTCGGAAGGTGCGGTGGCAAGCCTGCTTTCCGCGCTCGACCACGACCGCTCGCGCGAGGTCAGGATCGCCGTCGCCATAGCGCTCTGCGATCTGAACAGCCTGCCGCCGCTCGGCATTGCGCTGCGCAAGATCGGCGTGGCCGGGCAGCGCTCGCGACGCCTGATCGAGCTGTTCAGGGGCTTTCCGCACGCGCGCCTGGAGGAACTGGCGGACCATGCCGCGCGCGCCGACGCCGTGCCCTTCATAAGGGCGGCCGCGATCGACGCATTGGCCCGCGCCGGCGGCTTCCGCTTCGCCGATCTCTTCGCCCGCTTGGCCGACGACGCCTCGCCCGAGGTTGCCGCGGCGGCACTGCGGGCGCTCGGCCTCACCGGAAATGCCGACGCGCCGGCGATCCTCTCGACCGCGATGACAAAAGGCGACTGGGAGGTGCGCAGCGCGGCCGCCGATGCCGCCGGCCGCCTCGGCCTCGCCGAACTTGGCCGGCCGCTATCCAAGCTGATGGGCGACGAGGTGTGGAACGTGCGCTATGCCGCCGCCAACGCGCTGCGCTCCTTCGGCCAGCCGGGAGAGCGGTTGCTGCGCCAGATTGCCGACAGTGAGGTCTCGCGCAGCCAGCGCACCGCCTCGCTCATTCTTGCCGAGGGACCAGCCGTATGA